A genomic segment from Tissierella sp. encodes:
- a CDS encoding PrsW family glutamic-type intramembrane protease: MELRLFIIAIIPAAIIILGIYLSDRHDKEPMKVLLFTYILGALSVIPAILVEEVLIRFNIFTGVLGAFYNAFIVAGLTEEYLKRLVVLKYPYKTKYFNEKLDGIVYSVFSTMGFATVENIIYVAYRYTNNPFIGLYRGLFSVPAHAVFGITMGYYLSLAKFDTNLERRRMNLRKSLYMPVIMHGMFDFILMANIPQLTLIFVPYVLLLWVLNQRKLASYMYDSKNRLIGLKRKE; this comes from the coding sequence TTGGAACTTAGACTTTTCATTATCGCCATAATACCTGCAGCTATAATTATCCTAGGTATTTATTTATCTGATAGACATGATAAGGAACCTATGAAGGTTTTGTTGTTTACTTACATCTTAGGTGCATTATCTGTGATTCCAGCTATTTTAGTTGAAGAAGTCTTGATAAGATTTAATATATTTACTGGAGTATTAGGTGCATTTTACAATGCATTTATAGTAGCAGGTTTGACAGAGGAATATCTCAAGCGATTAGTCGTATTAAAATATCCTTATAAAACAAAGTATTTTAATGAGAAACTAGATGGTATCGTATACTCAGTATTTTCTACCATGGGTTTTGCTACAGTGGAAAATATAATATATGTTGCCTATAGATATACTAACAATCCCTTTATTGGGCTATATAGAGGATTATTCTCTGTACCTGCCCATGCAGTATTTGGTATCACCATGGGATACTATCTATCTCTAGCAAAATTTGATACAAATTTGGAAAGAAGAAGAATGAACTTAAGAAAATCTTTATATATGCCTGTTATAATGCATGGAATGTTTGATTTCATACTTATGGCCAATATACCACAATTGACTTTAATCTTTGTACCATATGTATTGTTATTATGGGTTTTAAATCAAAGAAAATTAGCAAGCTATATGTATGATTCAAAGAATAGACTAATTGGATTAAAAAGAAAAGAATAA
- a CDS encoding CapA family protein — MKKRSYILVLFLVISIGLLGFTIGKNTLNMERTTVEEDFDAHEEIVKEVVSEEIIETIEEPKIIAINLLAAGDIMFHSPQYKAAYIKESDSYDFIPTFQHIKRYVEDADIALANFETVTAGKEIGYKSYPRFNTPKESILAIKETGFDILSTANNHSLDHGKKGIISTIDNINEYGMKNIGTYKEANTPILIEDIKGINIGFLSYTYGLNGLDSLLNEEELSYMVNRIDEDKIKKDIIKTKDLGVDMTVVFVHWGNEYQRDPSPYQIELGEKMVEWGANIILGSHPHVIQNSQIVDKDGKDNFIIYSMGNFLSNQRKETLNNSYTEDGVMINLEIEKNFSTEETIIKNISYIPTWVHKYRENDKLHYEILPVKEILGGSLDIMVSDTVKSRLEKSLADTMDKMVEN, encoded by the coding sequence ATGAAAAAAAGGTCATATATTTTAGTATTGTTTTTAGTTATATCAATAGGTTTATTGGGATTTACCATAGGTAAAAATACACTTAATATGGAAAGAACTACAGTAGAAGAAGATTTTGATGCACATGAAGAAATCGTAAAAGAAGTAGTATCTGAAGAAATTATTGAAACAATAGAAGAACCAAAGATAATTGCAATCAACTTGCTAGCAGCAGGAGATATTATGTTTCACTCTCCCCAATACAAAGCTGCATACATAAAAGAAAGTGATTCTTATGATTTTATACCAACATTCCAGCATATAAAAAGATATGTTGAAGATGCGGATATAGCCTTAGCAAATTTTGAAACTGTCACAGCGGGTAAAGAAATTGGATATAAAAGCTATCCAAGATTTAATACACCAAAAGAATCTATTTTAGCAATTAAGGAGACAGGCTTTGATATTTTGTCTACTGCAAACAATCATAGCTTAGATCATGGCAAAAAAGGAATTATATCCACCATAGATAATATAAATGAATATGGTATGAAAAACATTGGTACATATAAGGAAGCTAATACACCTATACTCATAGAAGACATCAAGGGTATCAATATAGGATTTCTCTCCTATACCTACGGATTAAATGGTTTAGATTCACTTCTAAATGAAGAAGAACTATCATATATGGTAAATAGAATAGACGAAGATAAGATAAAAAAGGATATTATAAAGACCAAAGACTTGGGTGTAGATATGACAGTGGTATTTGTTCACTGGGGAAATGAATATCAAAGAGATCCTTCTCCTTATCAAATAGAACTAGGTGAAAAAATGGTTGAATGGGGAGCAAATATTATATTAGGAAGTCACCCCCATGTAATCCAAAATTCTCAAATAGTTGATAAAGATGGTAAGGATAATTTTATTATTTATTCCATGGGTAATTTTTTATCAAACCAGAGAAAAGAGACTCTAAATAATTCCTATACAGAAGATGGGGTTATGATAAATTTAGAAATAGAAAAGAACTTTTCCACTGAAGAAACTATAATAAAAAATATATCTTATATACCCACATGGGTTCACAAATATAGGGAAAATGATAAATTGCATTATGAAATATTACCTGTAAAAGAAATCCTAGGAGGAAGTTTAGACATAATGGTATCAGATACTGTAAAATCAAGACTTGAAAAATCCCTTGCAGATACAATGGACAAGATGGTGGAAAATTAA
- the cdaA gene encoding diadenylate cyclase CdaA encodes MEFISRLFSDIRIGDIVDILIVSAVFYKLFTLIRETRAEQLTKGIFALFVFAKLSGFLKLYTINWILENAMTVGVIAILIVFQPELRRGLEYIGRSRFFTKSFLEIKGESLSKTVEEIVEACASLSRQKIGALIVLERETGLNEVADTGTKINGLVSSNLLINIFIPNTPLHDGAVIIKDDVVKAAACFLPLTENTNVSKELGTRHRAALGISEKSDSLSIIVSEETGSISIAENGTIARHLDSKTLKQILTDMYKPKDSAESFIVKWRRKDEKDEK; translated from the coding sequence TTGGAATTTATAAGTAGATTATTTTCGGATATTAGGATAGGAGACATAGTTGATATTCTTATTGTATCAGCAGTTTTTTACAAGTTATTTACTCTAATTAGGGAAACTAGGGCAGAGCAGCTGACAAAGGGGATTTTTGCTTTATTTGTTTTTGCTAAGCTTAGTGGTTTTCTAAAACTCTATACCATTAACTGGATATTAGAAAATGCAATGACTGTGGGAGTTATAGCCATTCTAATTGTATTTCAACCTGAGCTTAGGCGCGGATTGGAATATATAGGAAGGTCTAGATTCTTTACCAAGTCTTTTTTAGAAATAAAAGGTGAAAGCTTATCAAAGACAGTAGAAGAAATAGTAGAGGCTTGTGCATCTTTATCTAGACAAAAAATAGGAGCATTAATAGTTTTAGAAAGAGAAACAGGACTTAATGAAGTTGCTGATACAGGAACAAAAATAAATGGCTTAGTATCTAGTAATTTGCTTATCAATATCTTCATTCCCAATACTCCATTACATGATGGAGCAGTAATTATAAAAGATGATGTGGTTAAAGCCGCAGCTTGTTTTTTACCCCTTACAGAAAATACCAATGTGAGTAAGGAACTAGGCACTAGACATAGAGCAGCACTAGGTATCTCTGAGAAATCCGACAGTTTATCCATAATAGTTTCAGAGGAGACTGGTTCTATTTCCATTGCAGAGAATGGAACCATAGCAAGACATTTAGATAGTAAGACATTAAAGCAGATATTAACAGATATGTATAAGCCAAAGGATTCAGCAGAATCATTTATAGTAAAATGGAGGCGAAAAGATGAAAAAGATGAAAAATGA
- a CDS encoding CdaR family protein, translated as MKKMKNDLVLKILAFVIAIVLWAYVMDEVNPEWPTEYKNIKVTFSNTDALDKQGLVVMEPNEVTISVKVTGRRSDMGNFSPESIKAQVDLSGYKEGQVKVPIDVWLEQTSNVRVDKYEPKEILFNFDKIISKEKTVTIRTSGDLASNYVLGDIVTKTPSVFLKGPRTWVNEVAEIVGEIKLDGRKEDINISVPLKILDDQGNDVMGVVNEPSVIDVRIPVYRTVTLPIELQYTNTLPENYEITAINIMPNQIGLKGKDNIVNLSSILTKPIDINALMEGNEVEVELDLPRNVSLLNPDEKVKVSLNIEEAFTKTFEYNLSEIDIRNLSEDLALSEEDYSKNIVITLKGSKEIIESLTKEDLVVYLDLGLFKEGTWNAYIGFTVVDGLTVKDITPQPIELNIINH; from the coding sequence ATGAAAAAGATGAAAAATGACTTAGTTTTGAAAATCTTAGCCTTTGTTATAGCTATAGTTTTATGGGCTTATGTTATGGATGAAGTAAATCCAGAATGGCCTACAGAATACAAAAATATTAAAGTAACATTTAGTAATACAGATGCCCTAGATAAGCAAGGACTTGTTGTTATGGAGCCAAATGAAGTTACCATATCCGTAAAAGTTACAGGTAGAAGATCCGATATGGGAAATTTCTCACCGGAATCAATCAAAGCACAAGTAGATTTATCTGGATATAAGGAAGGACAAGTAAAAGTTCCCATAGATGTTTGGTTAGAGCAAACAAGCAATGTAAGAGTAGATAAATATGAACCAAAGGAAATACTATTTAATTTTGACAAAATAATATCAAAAGAAAAAACGGTAACTATAAGAACTAGTGGAGACCTTGCTTCAAATTATGTGTTGGGAGATATAGTAACCAAAACCCCATCAGTTTTCTTAAAAGGGCCTCGAACATGGGTTAATGAAGTTGCAGAAATTGTAGGGGAAATAAAGTTAGATGGTAGAAAAGAAGATATTAATATTAGCGTACCTCTAAAAATCCTTGATGATCAAGGCAATGATGTTATGGGAGTTGTAAATGAACCTAGTGTAATTGATGTAAGGATACCAGTTTATAGAACCGTTACCTTACCTATTGAACTACAATATACAAATACACTACCTGAAAATTATGAGATCACTGCAATTAATATTATGCCAAATCAAATTGGCTTGAAAGGTAAGGATAATATTGTTAACTTATCATCCATTCTAACTAAGCCAATAGATATAAATGCATTAATGGAAGGAAATGAGGTTGAAGTAGAACTTGATCTCCCACGAAATGTTTCACTTCTAAATCCAGATGAAAAAGTTAAGGTGTCATTAAATATTGAAGAAGCTTTTACGAAAACCTTTGAATACAATTTATCAGAAATAGATATTAGAAATTTATCTGAAGATTTAGCTTTAAGTGAAGAAGATTATTCTAAAAACATTGTGATAACATTAAAGGGAAGCAAAGAAATTATTGAAAGTTTAACTAAGGAAGATTTAGTGGTTTATTTGGATTTAGGTTTATTTAAAGAAGGCACTTGGAATGCATATATAGGATTTACTGTAGTTGATGGTCTTACAGTCAAAGATATAACACCGCAGCCTATTGAGTTAAATATAATTAATCACTAA
- the buk gene encoding butyrate kinase translates to MERKYVLAINPGSTSTKVSIFEGENEINTVKIDHNKEELKSYKRVSEQYDYRLSLIQNWLEKEGLTPNDFIAVVGRGGLLRPMPGGTYIVTDVMIEDLKIGISGEHASNLGGMLAKGLADVGAIAAYIVDPVAVDEFTEVARISGLKEIPRKSLIHALNIKAVSHRRANEINKDLKDLNLIVAHLGGGISIAPVEGGKLIDVNNAKEMGPLSPDRTGSLPIGDLVKMSFSGDYSLDEMKTKISGEGGLFSYLGTMDGREIQERIDNGDKYAELIYYAMAYQIGKEIGSYATVLKGKVDNIILTGGLAYSSYLVDRIKEMISFISEVIVYPGEDEMDALNKGALRVIKGEEKAKIYEDEVVING, encoded by the coding sequence ATGGAAAGGAAATATGTATTAGCAATAAACCCGGGATCCACTTCTACTAAGGTCTCTATATTTGAGGGAGAAAATGAAATAAATACCGTCAAAATAGACCATAACAAAGAGGAACTAAAAAGCTACAAGCGTGTGTCTGAACAATATGATTATAGGCTGAGTCTGATACAAAATTGGTTAGAAAAAGAAGGGCTAACTCCTAATGATTTTATTGCAGTGGTTGGTAGAGGTGGGCTATTAAGACCTATGCCGGGAGGAACTTATATTGTTACTGATGTAATGATTGAAGACCTGAAAATAGGAATATCAGGTGAACATGCATCTAATTTAGGTGGGATGCTGGCTAAGGGCCTGGCAGATGTGGGAGCTATCGCTGCTTATATAGTAGACCCAGTAGCTGTAGATGAATTTACTGAAGTAGCTAGGATATCAGGGTTAAAAGAAATTCCTAGAAAATCTTTGATTCATGCATTAAATATAAAAGCTGTATCCCATAGAAGGGCTAATGAGATAAACAAGGACTTGAAGGATCTAAATCTAATAGTAGCTCATCTAGGTGGTGGAATATCAATTGCTCCAGTAGAAGGTGGAAAATTAATTGATGTAAATAATGCAAAAGAGATGGGACCTTTATCACCAGACAGAACAGGTAGTTTACCTATAGGTGACCTTGTTAAAATGTCCTTTTCAGGAGATTATTCTTTGGATGAGATGAAGACAAAAATCAGTGGTGAAGGCGGATTATTTTCCTATTTAGGAACTATGGATGGTAGAGAAATCCAGGAGAGAATAGATAATGGGGATAAGTATGCAGAGCTTATATATTATGCTATGGCTTATCAAATTGGTAAAGAAATAGGCTCCTATGCTACAGTCTTGAAAGGGAAAGTTGATAATATAATACTTACTGGTGGACTAGCTTACTCTAGTTATCTAGTAGATAGAATAAAAGAAATGATTAGCTTTATCTCTGAAGTAATAGTATATCCTGGTGAGGATGAAATGGACGCCCTGAACAAGGGTGCTTTAAGAGTAATAAAGGGAGAAGAAAAAGCTAAAATTTATGAAGATGAGGTGGTTATAAATGGCTAA
- a CDS encoding phosphate butyryltransferase — protein MAKSFKALLELAQKKGPKKVAVAVAQDRDVLSAIKNATDLNIAIPVLVGDKDQILAVANELSFDLTNIEVIHEVDTTMACRIATELVSSGKADVLMKGLIDTSVIMKQVLDGEIGLRTGNVISHVAVFDVPTYHKVFIVTDAAMNISPDLKQKKEIIENAVVLAKSLDIETPKVAVLAAKEKVSPKMEATVHAKELADMNRRGEITGCLVDGPLALDNAVSKESAILKGIDSEVAGDADILLTPDIDAGNVLYKALTFLGNAKSAGLIVGTTAPIVLTSRADNEEAKLNSIALAVLMASR, from the coding sequence ATGGCTAAGTCTTTTAAAGCATTACTTGAATTAGCTCAAAAAAAGGGACCAAAGAAAGTAGCAGTAGCTGTTGCACAAGATAGAGATGTTCTTTCAGCAATAAAAAATGCAACTGATTTAAATATTGCAATACCAGTATTAGTTGGAGATAAAGATCAAATATTAGCTGTAGCAAATGAGCTTAGCTTTGATTTAACCAATATAGAGGTGATCCACGAAGTAGATACTACTATGGCTTGTAGAATTGCAACAGAGCTGGTAAGTAGTGGCAAAGCTGATGTGTTAATGAAAGGCCTTATAGATACTTCTGTAATAATGAAACAAGTACTGGATGGGGAAATTGGTCTTAGGACTGGAAATGTAATATCTCATGTTGCTGTATTTGATGTTCCTACTTATCACAAGGTGTTTATTGTAACAGATGCAGCTATGAACATATCCCCTGATCTTAAGCAAAAGAAAGAAATAATTGAAAATGCTGTAGTCTTGGCAAAATCCTTAGATATAGAAACACCAAAAGTAGCAGTTTTAGCAGCAAAGGAAAAAGTATCACCTAAGATGGAGGCAACAGTTCACGCTAAAGAATTAGCTGATATGAACAGAAGAGGAGAAATCACAGGCTGTTTAGTAGATGGGCCTCTTGCATTGGATAATGCTGTATCAAAGGAATCAGCTATATTAAAAGGCATAGATAGTGAAGTTGCAGGAGATGCAGATATATTACTTACACCAGATATTGATGCTGGTAATGTTTTATACAAAGCTTTGACATTCTTAGGTAATGCAAAGTCCGCGGGACTTATTGTAGGTACAACAGCTCCTATAGTTCTTACTTCTAGAGCTGACAATGAAGAAGCTAAATTAAATTCAATTGCCCTAGCAGTATTAATGGCATCTAGATAG
- the buk gene encoding butyrate kinase, which yields MENIRLLIINPGSTSTKIAVFDNEKITFEETLRHTVEELSVFSRIYDQFEFRKNIIVDALQKNNISLDSLNGVIGRGGLLNPIEGGTYEVNDKMIDDLKAANRGEHASNLGGILAHEIAKEIGKRSFIVDPVVVDELSDVARISGMKEIERISIFHALNQKAVARRYANSINKSYEDLNLIVVHLGGGISVGAHEKGRVIDVPNALNGEGAFSPERAGGLPVGDLVKLCYSGKYTEDEIKKMITGKGGIVSYLGTNDAREVENRIKNGDKYAELIYYAMAYQVAKDIGAAAAVLKGNVDRIIVTGGIAYDKLFTSWIDERVKFIADVTIYPGEDELTALAEGGLRVLRGEEEAKLYK from the coding sequence ATGGAAAATATTAGATTGTTAATAATAAACCCAGGTTCTACATCAACTAAGATAGCAGTATTTGACAATGAAAAGATTACATTTGAAGAAACTCTTCGTCATACGGTTGAAGAATTATCAGTTTTTTCAAGGATATACGATCAATTTGAGTTTAGAAAAAATATTATTGTAGATGCTCTTCAAAAGAATAATATATCTCTTGATTCCCTTAATGGGGTAATAGGAAGGGGAGGACTTCTCAATCCTATAGAAGGCGGTACTTATGAAGTAAATGATAAAATGATAGATGATTTAAAAGCTGCAAATAGAGGAGAGCATGCCTCAAATCTAGGTGGTATATTGGCTCATGAAATAGCAAAGGAAATAGGAAAAAGGTCATTTATAGTAGATCCAGTGGTAGTAGATGAACTTTCAGATGTTGCTAGGATCTCAGGAATGAAGGAAATAGAAAGAATATCTATCTTCCATGCTTTAAATCAAAAAGCAGTGGCTAGAAGATATGCAAATAGTATAAATAAATCATATGAAGACTTAAATCTAATAGTTGTTCACTTAGGTGGAGGAATATCAGTAGGTGCCCATGAAAAGGGAAGAGTAATAGATGTACCAAATGCTTTAAATGGAGAGGGAGCTTTTTCTCCAGAAAGAGCGGGAGGCCTTCCTGTTGGAGACTTGGTAAAACTTTGTTATTCTGGCAAATATACAGAAGATGAAATAAAGAAGATGATAACAGGAAAAGGTGGAATTGTCTCATATCTAGGGACTAATGATGCTAGAGAAGTGGAAAATAGAATAAAAAATGGAGATAAGTATGCTGAATTAATATACTATGCCATGGCTTATCAAGTAGCAAAGGATATTGGAGCAGCAGCTGCAGTTTTAAAGGGCAATGTAGATAGAATAATTGTAACTGGTGGTATTGCCTACGATAAGCTATTTACATCATGGATAGACGAAAGAGTTAAGTTTATTGCTGATGTAACTATATATCCAGGTGAAGATGAACTTACAGCCTTAGCTGAAGGTGGACTTCGTGTACTAAGAGGAGAAGAGGAAGCGAAACTATATAAATAG
- a CDS encoding ATP-binding protein — MINDKRIRVIIGHYGSGKSEFSVNYAVKLANMGKKVALADLDIVNMYFRSREKAKEMEALGIRVIGSQINAPAVEVPSISAEVYAPLQDESYDLVLDVGGDPVGARALGRYVEYFKEGKYDMFFVLNANRPETQTLDKVLEYMTKIQDVSRAKITGIVNNTHLLKSTTAEDVLRGQELALEVAARTNIKLRYISVLKEVVPSLPKDLEGEIFPLEMFMRDEWML, encoded by the coding sequence ATGATTAATGACAAAAGAATTAGGGTTATAATAGGACATTATGGATCTGGAAAATCTGAATTTAGTGTTAATTATGCTGTTAAATTAGCAAACATGGGCAAAAAAGTAGCCCTAGCTGATTTAGATATAGTGAATATGTATTTTAGATCTAGAGAAAAGGCAAAGGAAATGGAAGCACTAGGAATAAGAGTAATTGGCAGTCAAATCAATGCCCCTGCAGTAGAGGTGCCATCTATATCAGCAGAGGTATATGCACCATTACAGGATGAATCATATGATCTTGTATTAGATGTAGGTGGAGATCCAGTAGGAGCTAGAGCTTTGGGTAGATATGTTGAGTATTTCAAAGAAGGTAAATATGATATGTTCTTTGTATTAAACGCTAATCGCCCTGAAACTCAAACTCTAGACAAGGTTCTTGAATATATGACTAAAATTCAAGATGTTTCTAGAGCTAAGATAACCGGTATTGTAAACAATACCCATTTACTTAAGAGTACAACTGCTGAAGATGTACTAAGAGGTCAAGAATTGGCCTTAGAGGTGGCAGCAAGAACCAATATAAAGCTAAGATACATTTCCGTATTAAAAGAAGTAGTCCCAAGCCTTCCTAAGGATTTAGAAGGCGAAATATTCCCTCTAGAGATGTTTATGAGGGATGAATGGATGCTATAA
- a CDS encoding 4Fe-4S binding protein, producing the protein MAKGKVTFKEDICKGCTLCTTVCPVKIITMDKTKINAKGYHPATTTELEKCIGCANCATICPDSVITVERF; encoded by the coding sequence ATGGCTAAAGGTAAAGTAACATTTAAAGAAGACATTTGTAAAGGATGCACTCTTTGTACTACTGTATGTCCTGTGAAAATAATCACTATGGACAAGACTAAGATAAACGCAAAAGGATATCATCCTGCCACAACTACAGAACTAGAAAAATGTATTGGATGCGCCAACTGTGCAACTATTTGTCCAGATTCAGTTATTACTGTAGAAAGATTCTAA
- a CDS encoding 3-methyl-2-oxobutanoate dehydrogenase subunit VorB — protein sequence MAKVLMKGNEAIGAAAIAAGCKYFFGYPITPQSELPEYMSRELPKAGGVFLQAESEVAAINMVYGAAGAGARVMTSSSSPGMSLKQEGISYLAGAELPCLLVNIMRGGPGLGSIQPSQTDYFQATRGGGNGDYRMVVFAPSNVQELVDLIIEGFDIADQYRNPVMILGDGMIGQMMEPIEFKAPIKRELPVKDWATVGTGGKRKPNIINSLYIAAEALEEHNIKLQAKYKTMNETEQRVESYNIEDADVVIAAYGTTSRIAKTAIAKLEKEGYKVGLIRPITLWPYPYNEFKKINPNCKGILTVEMNNGQMIDDVKIAVEGKFPVSFYGRTGGMIPTPDEIVENVKKIYGGEK from the coding sequence ATGGCAAAGGTTCTCATGAAAGGGAATGAAGCTATAGGAGCAGCAGCAATTGCAGCTGGTTGTAAATATTTCTTTGGATATCCTATAACTCCCCAATCAGAATTACCAGAATATATGTCAAGAGAGTTACCAAAAGCAGGAGGGGTGTTTTTACAAGCTGAATCAGAAGTAGCAGCCATTAACATGGTTTATGGTGCAGCAGGTGCAGGTGCAAGAGTAATGACTTCATCCTCAAGCCCTGGAATGTCACTAAAACAAGAAGGAATATCTTACCTTGCAGGTGCTGAATTACCTTGTCTTTTAGTTAATATTATGAGAGGTGGACCAGGATTAGGTAGTATTCAACCATCACAAACAGACTATTTCCAAGCTACTAGAGGTGGTGGAAATGGAGACTATAGAATGGTAGTATTTGCTCCATCCAATGTTCAAGAATTAGTAGATTTAATAATTGAAGGTTTTGATATAGCAGATCAATACAGAAATCCAGTTATGATTCTTGGAGACGGTATGATTGGTCAAATGATGGAGCCAATAGAATTTAAAGCTCCAATTAAAAGAGAATTACCAGTGAAGGACTGGGCTACAGTAGGTACTGGAGGAAAAAGAAAGCCAAATATTATAAACTCTTTATATATAGCAGCAGAAGCTTTAGAAGAACACAATATTAAACTCCAAGCAAAATATAAAACAATGAATGAAACTGAACAAAGAGTAGAGTCCTATAATATAGAAGATGCAGATGTAGTTATTGCAGCTTATGGAACTACATCAAGGATTGCAAAAACAGCCATAGCAAAATTAGAAAAAGAAGGATATAAAGTAGGATTAATTAGACCAATTACATTATGGCCTTATCCATATAATGAATTTAAAAAAATAAATCCAAATTGCAAAGGCATACTTACTGTTGAAATGAACAATGGACAAATGATAGATGATGTGAAAATTGCAGTAGAAGGCAAATTCCCTGTTTCATTCTATGGAAGAACAGGTGGAATGATTCCTACTCCAGATGAAATAGTAGAAAATGTAAAGAAAATCTATGGAGGTGAAAAATAA
- a CDS encoding thiamine pyrophosphate-dependent enzyme, which yields MTVVFEKTKGLTDVQTHYCPGCTHGIIHRLVGEVLEELGILDNAIGVAPVGCSVFAYNYFNCDMQQAAHGRAPAVATGIKRVHPENFVFTYQGDGDLASIGTAEIVHVAHRGEKISTIFVNNAIYGMTGGQMAPTTLIGQKATTAPFGRTEEHSGRPIKISEMLSTIHGAAFVERVAVNTPANIRKAKKAIKECFQIQLDGKGFGIVEVLSTCPTNWGLTAPESMKWLEENMIPYYPLGNFRRPGEDE from the coding sequence ATGACTGTAGTATTTGAAAAGACAAAAGGCTTAACAGATGTGCAAACTCACTACTGTCCTGGATGTACCCATGGTATAATTCATAGATTAGTAGGAGAAGTGTTAGAAGAATTAGGAATACTAGACAATGCTATTGGAGTTGCACCAGTAGGATGTTCAGTATTTGCTTACAACTATTTTAACTGTGATATGCAACAAGCAGCTCACGGTAGAGCACCTGCAGTAGCTACAGGAATTAAAAGAGTACATCCAGAGAACTTTGTATTTACTTATCAAGGTGATGGCGATTTAGCTTCTATTGGTACAGCTGAAATCGTTCATGTTGCACATAGGGGAGAAAAAATATCTACAATATTTGTTAATAATGCTATCTACGGAATGACAGGTGGACAAATGGCTCCAACCACATTAATTGGACAAAAAGCAACAACAGCTCCTTTTGGAAGAACTGAAGAACATAGTGGTAGACCAATAAAGATCAGTGAAATGTTATCTACAATACATGGCGCTGCATTTGTTGAAAGAGTAGCAGTTAATACACCTGCAAATATTAGAAAAGCAAAGAAAGCTATAAAAGAATGCTTCCAAATACAACTTGATGGCAAGGGATTTGGAATAGTAGAAGTATTGTCTACATGTCCTACTAACTGGGGGTTAACAGCTCCAGAATCAATGAAATGGTTAGAGGAAAATATGATTCCTTATTATCCTCTTGGAAACTTTAGAAGACCAGGGGAGGATGAATAA
- a CDS encoding 2-oxoacid:acceptor oxidoreductase family protein → MEERIVIAGFGGQGVMALGQLLTYSGMIEDKSVSWLPSYGPEMRGGTANCNVIISSEAVGSPVVVESTAAIVMNRPSLDKFEKTVVPGGRLFINSSLVDRKCTREDIEVYYIPANEIANDLGNPRIANMVLLGAFLEVTKAVTIDSILNKAFTAVFGENRAHLMPINKEALEKGVELAKEQKE, encoded by the coding sequence ATGGAAGAAAGAATAGTAATTGCTGGTTTTGGTGGACAGGGAGTAATGGCTCTAGGTCAACTTCTCACATATTCAGGAATGATAGAAGATAAATCTGTATCATGGTTGCCTTCATATGGACCAGAAATGAGGGGAGGAACTGCCAACTGTAATGTTATTATATCTTCAGAAGCAGTAGGTTCTCCAGTAGTTGTAGAGTCAACTGCAGCTATAGTAATGAATAGACCTTCCTTAGATAAATTTGAAAAAACAGTAGTACCAGGAGGAAGACTTTTCATCAATTCATCATTAGTAGATAGAAAATGTACTAGAGAAGATATAGAAGTATATTATATCCCAGCTAATGAGATTGCAAATGATTTAGGTAACCCAAGGATAGCTAATATGGTGCTACTAGGAGCATTCCTTGAAGTTACAAAAGCAGTTACAATTGATTCTATACTAAACAAAGCTTTCACTGCAGTATTTGGTGAAAACAGAGCCCATTTAATGCCAATAAACAAAGAAGCATTAGAAAAAGGTGTAGAATTAGCGAAAGAGCAAAAGGAATAA